A single region of the Vicia villosa cultivar HV-30 ecotype Madison, WI linkage group LG4, Vvil1.0, whole genome shotgun sequence genome encodes:
- the LOC131599027 gene encoding uncharacterized protein LOC131599027, whose translation MGGKGSSSSLCNVFKACFSSGNNDEYWEGSGAGRRMFASDEDRGSWVAEPGVDRKASDFIARYYATRVTDSQSQFVS comes from the coding sequence ATGGGAGGTAAGGGGTCATCATCATCTTTATGCAATGTATTCAAAGCATGTTTCTCAAGTGGAAACAATGATGAGTATTGGGAAGGTAGTGGAGCTGGAAGAAGAATGTTTGCAAGTGATGAAGATAGAGGTTCTTGGGTTGCAGAGCCGGGTGTTGATAGGAAAGCTTCTGATTTCATTGCTAGATACTATGCCACTCGTGTCACTGACTCTCAAAGCCAATTTGTTTCTTGA